A portion of the Mustela erminea isolate mMusErm1 chromosome 19, mMusErm1.Pri, whole genome shotgun sequence genome contains these proteins:
- the CEBPG gene encoding CCAAT/enhancer-binding protein gamma, translated as MSKIAQQNSSPGISVIHTQAHASGLQQVPQLVPAGPGGGGKAVPPSKQSKKSSPMDRNSDEYRQRRERNNMAVKKSRLKSKQKAQDTLQRVNQLKEENERLEAKIKLLTKELSVLKDLFLEHAHNLADNVQPTSTENTTASDNAGQ; from the coding sequence ATGAGCAAGATAGCCCAGCAGAACAGCTCTCCGGGGATAAGTGTTATTCACACTCAGGCTCATGCCAGCGGCTTACAGCAGGTTCCTCAGCTGGTGCCTGCTGGCCCCGGGGGAGGAGGCAAAGCCGTGCCTCCAAGCAAGCAAAGCAAAAAGAGTTCGCCCATGGATCGCAACAGCGATGAGTATCGTCAGCGCAGAGAGAGGAACAACATGGCTGTGAAAAAGAGCCGGTTGAAAAGCAAGCAGAAAGCACAGGATACACTGCAGAGAGTGAATCAGCTCAAAGAAGAGAATGAACGGTTGGAAGCAAAAATTAAATTGCTGACTAAGGAATTAAGCGTACTGAAAGATTTGTTTCTTGAGCACGCACACAACCTTGCAGATAACGTGCAACCCACTAGCACTGAAAATACAACAGCTTCCGATAATGCAGGCCAGTAG